The following proteins come from a genomic window of Sorghum bicolor cultivar BTx623 chromosome 3, Sorghum_bicolor_NCBIv3, whole genome shotgun sequence:
- the LOC110433667 gene encoding uncharacterized protein LOC110433667, translated as MKKADHFSWTPEAEKALDNLKKTLTIAPVLVPPQPAEPLLLYVAATTQVVSAALVVERPEEGHALPVERPVNFISEVLSVTKNREATGRIAKWSVKLMGETLTYAPHKAINSQALADFVAEWTNTQLPPTQVQAELWTMYFDGSLMKTRAGAGLLLISALGVHMRYVIRIHFDASNNVAEYEALVNGVRRLNVRGDSQLVIDQVMKASSYHDPKMEAYSKEVRGLEDKFHGLEHDDTTKQSTSSLRSHQLEAPSHWTHSRGTCTSRPST; from the exons ATGAAAAAAGCTGATCATTTCTCCTGGACCCCTGAGGCCGAGAAAGCCCTCGACAActtgaaaaagacgctgaccatCGCCCCGGTCCTAGTTCCCCCTCAGCCTGCGGAGCCTCTGCTCCTGTATGTCGCAGCAACGACCCAGGTGGTTAGTGCGGCtctggtggtcgagaggccggAGGAAGGACATGCGTTACCAGTCGAGCGGCCGGTCaacttcatcagcgaggtgctctcggtaACCAAG AATCGAGAGGCCACTGGGAGGATCGCCAAATGGTCAGTTAAGCTCAtgggtgagaccctcacttatgcgccccacAAAGCCATCAATTCTCAAGCCCTGGcggatttcgtcgcggaatggacaaacACTCAGCTCCCCCCAACTCAGGTTCAagcagagctgtggacgatgtacttcgacggatCCCTCATGAAGACAAGAGCTGGGGCAGGTCTGCTACTCATCTCAGCCctcggcgtccacatgaggtatgtcattagAATACACTTCGACGCGTCCAACAACgttgcagaatacgaggccctcgtcaatgggGTTCGTCGCCTcaacgttcgaggcgactctcagctagtcatcgaccaagtaatgaaggccTCGAGCTACcatgacccgaaaatggaggcatacagCAAGGAAGTACGCGggctcgaggacaaattccacggcctcgagcatGACGATACAACAAAGCAGTCGACGAGCTCGCTAAGATCGCATCAACTCGAGGCACCGTCCCACTGGACGCATTCTCGAGGGACCTGCACGAGCCGTCCGTCAACGTAA